In Aspergillus chevalieri M1 DNA, chromosome 7, nearly complete sequence, the sequence AGCCAAAGCAGAATGGATCGCAGCCGTAACGGTGATGCCCTTCGCCCTACAAGCAGACACCAAATTGCGTGTGCTCTCTTTGGTGAAGGCGAATGCCTGTCTCGAAGAATCACCGGGTATGGTTGTCTTGTCGCCGTGGTATGGCAGCCCGGCTGTTTTGAGGGCCTCTTGGTGTTTCGCGATGGCTTTTTGGGCCAGGTCTTCAATCTCGGGTGTATAGACGGTGGCAGACCCAGCTGCATCTTCCATACTTGGAGACATGTTGTCGATCTCTTTCTCCCATTGTATTTCATACTTTGTCTTCCCGGGCTGTTCTACAAAAATGGTAAAGAACCGATCCAGCAGCATACAGGTTCCGATCGCATCGATACGCCAGTGCGAACTGACGAAGAGAATCTCAGACGAGGATGGGAAATAGTACAGACTAGGTAGCTCTCGGGGTAACTGAATGGTGGAGAGTACTTGGTCTGGTTGTTTTTCTGTCTCCACGAAAAACGTCTCGTCGGCCCATTGTTCCACTGCTGCAGCGGTCGGGATAGTGTATACTTTGGTCAAGTCGTCTGGGATAATGCTGAGACCTGGAAACTCAAATCGGACGAGTTTCCAAGCATTTCTCAATTCACCTGCAGTAGATTCAGGGCTGTGCACGGAGGGATCGAAACGAAGAGAACAGATGCAATGCAGGCACCAGTGCTCTTTGCCATAATGGGCAAAGGATTGCAAGATCTTACGGTAGATTTTCTCTGCGCCATCAAAGTCTTTTTTGAAAACTCCTGGTGACGTTTCTGTCCAGCCGAGCATCGTGATTGAATATGTTATATTAGTTGCTTGAAGTGCTGTGGTGTTCGATATGGTCTTACTAGCATGATGTGGTGGGAGCTATATATACTCTAGTTTACGTACTATTCACATCGGACTTTCTATCGGACTTCGGGCGTTCTATAGTCAAACTAACATTAAAACGACGGGCC encodes:
- a CDS encoding uncharacterized protein (COG:S;~EggNog:ENOG410PRSK;~InterPro:IPR023213;~antiSMASH:Cluster_7.2), coding for MLGWTETSPGVFKKDFDGAEKIYRKILQSFAHYGKEHWCLHCICSLRFDPSVHSPESTAGELRNAWKLVRFEFPGLSIIPDDLTKVYTIPTAAAVEQWADETFFVETEKQPDQVLSTIQLPRELPSLYYFPSSSEILFVSSHWRIDAIGTCMLLDRFFTIFVEQPGKTKYEIQWEKEIDNMSPSMEDAAGSATVYTPEIEDLAQKAIAKHQEALKTAGLPYHGDKTTIPGDSSRQAFAFTKESTRNLVSACRAKGITVTAAIHSALAETIFLLGPSEHQDLDHTAVMSVNIRKYLPSPYNSPSHACQTYVTGITPRARRHSSFLDRAAALKEEYKSWYSDLYLHSLRLIYKYHGDALFAPPKPDAAPPSGVFMSSLGVIEPYLRGDYGSLQVEEFRFGVSMITRQMIVYAWTFHNQLVLSVNYNEAYYNKDLVQDVLEKTRSCLETELGVKCETVCI